A window from Pseudomonas frederiksbergensis encodes these proteins:
- the speF gene encoding ornithine decarboxylase SpeF, producing MNALKIAASDAVRNCFRTTREIVPFDQTDLTDVAVAVLSVDDLAAGALDSIKRTGFDIPIFLVASQGRSNRSLEVYKQLQDVILQVNGVFDSSSNNAEYYGNQLETAAKAYEETLLPPFFDALKHYTESANATFACPGHQGGQFFRKHPAGRQFFDFFGETLFRADMCNADVKLGDLLIHEGPALLAQKHAAKVFNADKTYFVLNGTSASNKVVTNALLTPGDLVLFDRNNHKSNHQGALLQAGATPVYLETARNPYGFIGGIDAHCFEEDYLRQLITEVAPDKAQLPRPFRLAIIQLGTYDGTIYNARQVVERIGKLCDYILFDSAWVGYEQFIPMMKDCSPMLLDLDENDPGIFVTQSVHKQQAGFSQASQIHKKDRHIKGQPRYCNHARLNNAFMAQASTSPFYPLFASLDVNARIHAGRSGLRLWDDCVKFGINARKLILEACTLVRPFVPDSIDGRPWQDHPTDAIASDVRFFEFHPKDRWHAFPGYAEKQYFIDPCKLLFTTPGIDPVDGSYTDFGIHAGILANFLRQNGIVPEKCDLNSILFLLTPAEDWAKMSHLAAQIARFERFVHDDAPMSQVLPAIYSQHEERYRNYTIRQLCQEMHDLYRHHNVQQLQKEMFRKEHFPKKAMNPQQAQIEYIRGNVELVPLADADGRIAAEGALPYPPGVLCVVPGEIWGGAVLKYFLALEEGINRLPGFTPELQGVYLKQDGGRTRAYGYVLKV from the coding sequence ATGAACGCTTTGAAAATCGCTGCCAGCGATGCAGTTCGAAATTGCTTTCGTACGACCCGTGAAATCGTCCCGTTCGACCAGACCGACCTTACCGATGTCGCGGTCGCCGTTCTTTCGGTAGATGATTTGGCAGCAGGGGCGCTGGACTCCATCAAGCGAACAGGCTTCGATATCCCTATCTTCCTCGTGGCATCCCAGGGACGCAGCAATCGCTCCCTGGAGGTCTATAAACAGCTGCAGGATGTCATTTTGCAGGTCAATGGCGTCTTCGATTCGTCCAGCAATAATGCCGAGTACTACGGCAATCAACTGGAGACCGCAGCCAAAGCCTACGAAGAAACCCTGCTGCCACCGTTCTTCGACGCACTCAAGCACTACACCGAATCGGCCAACGCGACCTTTGCCTGCCCGGGCCACCAGGGCGGCCAGTTCTTTCGCAAACACCCGGCGGGCCGGCAGTTCTTCGACTTCTTCGGCGAGACCCTGTTTCGCGCCGACATGTGCAACGCCGACGTCAAACTCGGTGATCTGCTGATCCACGAAGGCCCGGCGCTGCTGGCGCAAAAACACGCCGCGAAAGTGTTCAACGCCGACAAGACGTACTTCGTGCTCAACGGCACCTCGGCGTCGAACAAGGTGGTGACCAACGCCCTGTTGACCCCGGGCGATCTGGTGCTGTTCGACCGCAACAATCACAAATCCAATCACCAGGGCGCGCTGCTGCAGGCCGGCGCCACACCGGTCTACCTGGAAACCGCGCGCAATCCCTACGGTTTTATCGGCGGCATTGACGCCCATTGTTTCGAAGAAGACTACCTGCGCCAATTGATTACCGAAGTCGCACCGGACAAAGCTCAACTTCCACGACCCTTTCGCCTGGCGATCATTCAACTGGGTACCTATGACGGTACGATCTACAACGCCCGGCAGGTGGTCGAGCGCATCGGCAAACTGTGCGACTACATCCTGTTCGATTCGGCGTGGGTCGGTTACGAACAGTTCATCCCGATGATGAAGGACTGCTCGCCCATGTTGCTCGATCTGGACGAGAACGACCCCGGGATCTTCGTCACGCAATCGGTGCATAAACAGCAGGCCGGTTTTTCCCAGGCTTCGCAAATTCACAAGAAGGACCGACACATCAAGGGCCAGCCGCGTTATTGCAATCACGCACGGCTGAACAACGCTTTCATGGCCCAGGCATCCACCAGCCCGTTTTACCCCTTGTTCGCCTCGCTGGATGTGAATGCGCGTATTCACGCAGGCCGTAGCGGCTTGCGCCTGTGGGACGACTGCGTGAAGTTCGGCATCAATGCCCGCAAGCTGATCCTGGAAGCCTGCACCCTGGTCCGCCCCTTCGTGCCGGATTCAATCGACGGGCGCCCCTGGCAGGACCATCCGACCGACGCCATCGCCAGCGACGTCCGTTTCTTTGAGTTCCATCCGAAGGATCGTTGGCATGCCTTCCCGGGCTATGCCGAGAAGCAGTACTTCATCGACCCGTGCAAGTTGCTGTTCACCACGCCGGGCATCGATCCAGTGGATGGCAGCTATACCGATTTCGGTATTCATGCCGGCATCCTGGCCAACTTCTTGCGCCAGAACGGCATCGTTCCGGAAAAGTGTGACCTCAACTCCATCCTGTTCCTGCTCACGCCGGCCGAAGACTGGGCAAAGATGAGCCATCTGGCGGCACAGATCGCGCGTTTCGAACGCTTCGTACATGACGACGCGCCCATGAGCCAGGTGCTGCCAGCTATCTACAGCCAGCACGAGGAGCGTTATCGCAACTACACCATTCGCCAACTCTGCCAGGAAATGCACGACCTCTATCGCCACCACAACGTGCAGCAGTTGCAGAAGGAAATGTTCCGCAAGGAACACTTCCCGAAAAAGGCCATGAATCCACAGCAGGCGCAAATCGAGTACATCCGCGGCAATGTCGAGCTTGTGCCCCTGGCTGACGCCGATGGCCGCATTGCGGCCGAAGGTGCGCTTCCTTATCCACCCGGCGTGCTCTGCGTGGTGCCCGGGGAAATATGGGGCGGCGCGGTGCTCAAGTACTTCCTGGCACTGGAGGAGGGCATTAACCGCTTGCCTGGCTTCACACCGGAGTTGCAGGGCGTGTACCTGAAACAGGACGGCGGTCGTACCCGCGCCTATGGGTACGTGCTCAAGGTCTGA
- a CDS encoding fumarylacetoacetate hydrolase family protein: MTNESRAQAPLQLSNNTTVFNTGSWVGRVWLPGQGPAVVLVKDSAVHDISDHVATVSALLEVADPVAYLRALPLTPALIELPALLDNSDPTLRDENLPWLLAPIDLQAVKAAGVTFAASLLERVVEEQAKGDPAKADAIRDALASRIGADLSQIVPGSAQAEALRKVLVEQGLWSQYLEVGIGPDAEVFTKAQPMSAVGHGADIGIHPKSSWNNPEPEVVLAVSSNGIVRGAMLGNDVNLRDFEGRSALLLGKAKDNNASTSLGPLLRLFDETFNMDDVRNAQVDLRVEGQDGFILEGHSSMRQISRDPLDLVQQTLNENHQYPDGLVLFLGTLFAPKQDRDQPGNGFTHKLGDMVAISNAQLGTLSNRVTTSDQAPQWNFGLRSLIESLSRRGLLEAAVTARQP, encoded by the coding sequence ATGACAAACGAATCAAGAGCACAAGCACCGCTGCAGTTAAGCAACAACACCACCGTATTCAATACCGGCAGTTGGGTCGGACGTGTCTGGTTACCCGGCCAGGGGCCAGCAGTGGTTCTGGTCAAGGACAGCGCCGTGCACGATATCAGTGACCATGTGGCGACCGTCTCGGCCTTGCTTGAAGTGGCTGACCCCGTGGCGTATTTGCGTGCATTACCCTTGACCCCGGCTCTGATCGAGTTGCCCGCATTGCTGGACAATAGTGACCCGACCCTGCGCGACGAAAACTTGCCGTGGCTGCTGGCGCCGATCGACCTGCAAGCGGTCAAGGCCGCTGGCGTGACCTTCGCCGCCAGCCTGTTGGAACGTGTGGTCGAAGAACAGGCCAAGGGTGATCCGGCCAAGGCCGACGCGATCCGCGACGCGCTGGCCAGCCGCATTGGCGCTGACCTTTCGCAAATCGTCCCTGGCTCGGCCCAGGCCGAAGCCTTGCGTAAGGTCCTGGTGGAGCAGGGCCTGTGGTCCCAGTATCTGGAAGTGGGCATCGGTCCGGACGCCGAAGTCTTCACCAAGGCCCAGCCGATGTCGGCGGTCGGTCACGGTGCCGACATCGGGATTCACCCCAAGTCGAGCTGGAACAACCCGGAGCCGGAAGTGGTGCTGGCGGTGTCGAGCAACGGTATCGTGCGTGGCGCAATGCTCGGCAACGACGTCAACCTGCGCGACTTCGAAGGGCGCAGCGCCTTGCTACTGGGCAAGGCCAAGGACAACAACGCATCCACCTCCCTGGGACCTTTGCTGCGTCTGTTCGACGAGACTTTCAACATGGATGACGTGCGTAACGCGCAAGTGGATTTGCGCGTCGAAGGCCAGGACGGATTCATCCTTGAAGGCCACAGTTCGATGCGCCAGATCAGCCGCGACCCGCTCGACCTGGTCCAGCAGACCCTTAACGAAAACCACCAATATCCCGATGGCCTGGTGCTGTTTCTCGGTACCCTGTTCGCCCCCAAGCAGGACCGCGACCAGCCGGGCAACGGTTTCACCCACAAGCTGGGCGATATGGTGGCCATCAGCAACGCGCAACTGGGCACCCTGAGCAACCGCGTGACCACCAGCGACCAGGCGCCGCAGTGGAATTTCGGCCTGCGCTCACTGATCGAGAGCCTGAGTCGACGTGGCCTGCTTGAGGCGGCTGTGACGGCGCGTCAGCCCTGA
- a CDS encoding MFS transporter, which yields MNTLKKYQSITVVFLLLIGIVNYLDRSALSIANTSIQKDMMISPSQMGILLSAFSIAYAFAQLPMGMIIDRLGSKIALGASLLAWSVAQSTFGMVNSFAGFMGLRVLLGIGEAPMFPSAAKALSEWFDANERGTPTGIVWSSTCLGPCLAPPLLTLFMVNFGWRGMFIITGAIGIVLAVCWLTFYKSKAQYLAELAAEGKPLPTEKKPQVQAATAPKVSYFAGWLDLFKHRSTWGAVLGFMGVIYMLWLHLTWLPGYFEREHGMNLYKTAWLVSLAYGFGAVGTIVAGRFCDRLVRRGMSILASRKFGVITGLVLAALFTVPLSFVTGLTGCIILLCLALFSINMASATAWMIVNTIVDSRRVASFGSIQNFGGYIAGSVAPIVTGFSIQYSGSFNTAFMISAVVALCSALAYYLLLNAPISDAEPAPEHIVGVTE from the coding sequence ATGAACACACTGAAGAAGTATCAAAGCATCACCGTTGTTTTCCTGTTGTTGATTGGCATCGTCAACTACCTGGACCGTAGTGCGCTGTCGATCGCCAATACCTCGATCCAGAAGGACATGATGATCAGCCCCTCGCAGATGGGCATTCTGTTGTCGGCCTTCTCCATCGCCTACGCTTTTGCGCAGTTGCCGATGGGCATGATCATCGACCGCCTGGGCAGCAAGATCGCTCTTGGCGCATCGTTGTTGGCCTGGTCGGTGGCTCAATCGACGTTTGGCATGGTCAACAGCTTCGCCGGTTTCATGGGCCTGCGCGTGCTGTTGGGGATTGGCGAGGCACCGATGTTCCCTTCGGCGGCCAAGGCCCTGTCCGAATGGTTCGATGCCAACGAGCGTGGTACGCCGACCGGGATCGTCTGGTCGTCGACCTGCCTGGGCCCATGCCTGGCGCCGCCCTTGCTGACGCTTTTCATGGTCAACTTTGGCTGGCGCGGGATGTTCATCATCACTGGCGCAATCGGTATCGTCTTGGCCGTGTGCTGGCTGACCTTCTACAAAAGCAAGGCGCAGTACCTGGCCGAGCTCGCGGCTGAAGGCAAACCGTTGCCGACCGAGAAGAAGCCTCAAGTGCAAGCGGCCACCGCACCGAAGGTCTCTTACTTCGCCGGCTGGCTCGACCTGTTCAAACACCGCAGCACCTGGGGTGCCGTCCTGGGCTTCATGGGCGTGATCTACATGCTCTGGCTGCACCTGACCTGGCTGCCGGGCTACTTTGAGCGCGAGCATGGCATGAACCTGTACAAGACCGCGTGGTTGGTGTCGCTGGCCTATGGCTTCGGCGCGGTGGGTACTATCGTCGCCGGGCGCTTCTGCGACAGGCTGGTGCGCCGTGGCATGAGCATCCTGGCCAGCCGCAAGTTCGGCGTGATCACTGGCCTGGTACTGGCTGCACTGTTTACCGTGCCGCTGTCGTTTGTCACCGGCCTTACCGGTTGCATCATCCTGCTCTGCCTGGCGCTGTTCAGCATCAACATGGCCAGTGCCACGGCCTGGATGATCGTCAACACCATCGTCGACAGCCGTCGGGTGGCCTCGTTCGGTTCCATCCAGAACTTCGGCGGCTACATCGCCGGTTCCGTCGCGCCGATTGTCACCGGCTTCAGCATCCAGTACTCGGGGTCGTTCAATACCGCGTTCATGATCAGTGCGGTGGTGGCGCTGTGTTCGGCCCTGGCGTATTACCTGTTGCTCAACGCGCCGATCAGCGATGCCGAGCCTGCACCTGAGCACATCGTTGGTGTGACCGAGTAA
- the potE gene encoding putrescine-ornithine antiporter, whose amino-acid sequence MADSSKKMGLMGLTTLVTVNMMGSGIIMLPTNMAQLGAVSLLSWIFTAIGSMAIAYCFSQCGVFCSRSGGLSAYTEEAHSKSGFFLCSYLYFLSLAIANVAVAISAVGYMTAFVPWLGTGAIPLCVGTIGLIWLTTFANFGGPGITGKIGAFTVWGVIIPVAGLSIIGWFWFKPDVLAAAWNPNNLAISEAVSKAIPLTLWAFLGMESAAQATDAVEDPKRNVPLACLFGTLGAAVVYVLSTTVIQGIIPNDELAKSSAPFALVYATMFSPMVGNIVMALAVMACVGSLLGWQFTLAQTAKMTADQNLFLKLFSKVNSMNAPVVGMIVCGVLQTLMALSTISPDAAAQFSKLVSLAAVTNLIPYITALTGLLVIMHKAGVSSAVHTRNVVVLLIAVTYCLYALYACGKDAVMGGTLVLAVGYLLYGFLAKRFTEAPATNQARAVNP is encoded by the coding sequence ATGGCTGATTCAAGCAAAAAAATGGGCCTGATGGGGCTCACGACGCTGGTAACAGTCAACATGATGGGCTCGGGAATCATCATGTTGCCCACTAATATGGCTCAGTTGGGGGCCGTGTCGCTGCTGTCATGGATTTTCACCGCAATCGGTTCGATGGCCATCGCCTACTGTTTTTCCCAGTGCGGCGTCTTTTGTTCGCGTTCAGGCGGCTTGTCCGCCTACACCGAGGAAGCCCATTCAAAATCCGGTTTTTTCCTCTGTTCGTACCTGTACTTCCTGTCCCTGGCCATCGCCAACGTGGCCGTGGCCATCTCGGCGGTGGGCTACATGACGGCCTTCGTGCCCTGGCTCGGCACGGGAGCCATTCCGTTATGCGTCGGCACGATCGGGCTGATCTGGCTGACTACCTTCGCCAACTTCGGTGGCCCTGGCATCACCGGCAAGATTGGCGCTTTCACGGTGTGGGGCGTGATCATTCCGGTAGCCGGCCTGAGCATCATCGGCTGGTTCTGGTTCAAGCCGGATGTGCTGGCCGCCGCCTGGAACCCCAACAACCTGGCGATTTCCGAAGCCGTCAGCAAAGCCATACCCCTGACCCTGTGGGCATTCCTGGGCATGGAATCCGCAGCCCAGGCCACCGATGCCGTGGAAGACCCCAAGCGCAACGTACCGCTGGCCTGTCTGTTCGGCACCCTCGGAGCCGCGGTGGTTTATGTGCTGTCGACCACCGTCATCCAGGGCATCATTCCCAACGATGAACTGGCCAAGTCCTCGGCACCTTTCGCGCTGGTCTACGCCACGATGTTCAGCCCGATGGTGGGTAATATCGTCATGGCCCTGGCCGTCATGGCCTGTGTCGGCTCGCTGCTGGGCTGGCAATTTACCCTGGCGCAAACGGCCAAGATGACGGCTGACCAGAATCTGTTTCTCAAGCTGTTCAGCAAGGTCAATTCCATGAATGCGCCTGTCGTTGGCATGATCGTTTGCGGGGTGCTGCAGACCCTCATGGCCCTGTCGACCATCTCGCCCGATGCCGCCGCCCAGTTCAGCAAGCTGGTCAGCCTGGCAGCGGTCACCAACCTGATCCCCTATATCACCGCGCTGACGGGCCTGCTGGTGATCATGCACAAGGCAGGCGTCTCATCAGCAGTTCACACGCGTAACGTGGTGGTTTTGTTGATTGCAGTCACGTACTGCTTGTACGCCCTGTATGCCTGCGGCAAGGACGCAGTCATGGGCGGCACCCTGGTACTCGCGGTCGGCTACCTGCTTTATGGATTCCTCGCCAAGCGCTTCACCGAAGCGCCAGCCACCAACCAGGCCAGGGCCGTAAACCCTTAG
- a CDS encoding amino acid ABC transporter substrate-binding protein — protein MNVPFATTTRLLLALALSTLPLMAGADTLERVRSSHTFTLGYMPDLAPFSKQEGDKANGYAIDLCLKIADKLKSELGLPDLKVRYQPVQVSEQVSAVSQGKVDILCTPTPPTLERRKMISYSIPIYTAGLSVVVRKDAAAPLLNVLNGQVAYTGPTWRASINNGLANQTYATLEGGVTEDWIRERMRLLNVIASLVTVDNTDQGIKLVAEGKADAFFSERMLLRNEITKEGAARNLMVLDRIFEYSPVAMMVDRNDEDFRLLVDTALSEAYSSGAIEKGYDQYLGGTDDTVKKLFRVYALPR, from the coding sequence ATGAACGTACCATTTGCCACAACCACCAGGCTGCTGCTTGCCCTCGCTCTCTCGACGCTGCCGCTGATGGCCGGCGCCGACACCCTTGAACGCGTGCGCAGCAGCCACACCTTTACGCTGGGTTACATGCCGGACCTGGCACCCTTCAGCAAGCAGGAAGGCGACAAGGCCAACGGTTATGCCATCGACCTGTGCCTGAAAATTGCCGACAAGCTCAAGAGCGAGTTGGGTCTGCCCGACCTCAAAGTGCGCTACCAGCCGGTACAAGTTTCGGAACAGGTCAGTGCTGTGAGCCAGGGCAAGGTCGATATCCTCTGCACGCCGACTCCGCCAACCCTGGAGCGGCGCAAGATGATCAGTTACTCCATACCGATCTATACCGCTGGCCTCTCAGTCGTGGTGCGCAAGGATGCTGCCGCGCCTTTGCTCAATGTGCTCAACGGCCAGGTCGCCTACACCGGTCCGACCTGGCGTGCCAGCATCAACAATGGTCTGGCCAACCAAACCTACGCGACCCTTGAGGGAGGAGTGACCGAAGACTGGATTCGCGAACGGATGCGCCTGCTCAACGTGATCGCCTCGCTGGTGACCGTGGACAACACTGACCAGGGCATCAAACTGGTCGCCGAGGGCAAGGCCGATGCCTTTTTCTCAGAACGCATGCTGCTGCGAAACGAAATCACGAAGGAGGGCGCAGCCAGGAACCTGATGGTCCTGGACCGCATTTTCGAGTACTCGCCGGTGGCGATGATGGTGGATCGCAACGACGAAGACTTCCGCTTGCTGGTTGATACGGCCCTGAGCGAAGCCTATTCCTCCGGCGCCATAGAAAAGGGATACGACCAGTACCTGGGCGGTACCGACGATACGGTGAAAAAACTGTTCAGGGTTTATGCATTGCCCCGGTGA
- a CDS encoding Orn/Lys/Arg decarboxylase N-terminal domain-containing protein, with protein sequence MSHSLTRLPVDLAQRFPVLIVANIQEHDDSIILRSAQAIAAVLREHEMEVELVGSLEEADIAVSANSAYCCAIIGWGLCENNQDQALKLIQLIRRRTAQLPIMLGMSQAHQSQVPLAFVENIDGFIWLPEDSPEFIAGRVEAAARRYLDSILPPFFGALVNFAGTHEYSWHTPGHTGGTAFMKTAVGRTFLDFYGEQMLRSDLSVSVGELGSLNDHSGPINEAEKYAARVFGADFTFFSVGGSSASNEIVLHSAVTDGDPVLVDRNCHKSLNYALNMSGAVPLYLRPRRNARGLIGPVPLSELTPAAVAQKLADSPLATDKTARPVLAVLTNSTYDGLCYNVQTTTRELSQSVDRIHYDEAWYAYARFNPLYEGRYGMHRGERHADDATVTVTHSTHKLLAALSQASMIHIRSGKVPVKPALFNEAFMMHTSTSPQYSIIASTDVSAKMMNDAGGYLTDESIDEAIAFRQAMARLNNEIQQRNAKDWWFGVWQPDQIDGVPFADVDPQVLHHGDAWVLRPTATWHGFGDLGSDYCMLDPIKVTVLTPGQTLEGQMEDSGIPAPLVSSFLSSRGIVVEKTEPYSILLLFSLGVTKGKWGSLVAGLMEFKKHYDGNSPLEQVMPDLVDSHGERYSGLGLKDLAEEMHQDMLATKMLHNMDAAYTLLPDPVSSPRATFACLVKGEIEQIAVRDMVDRTVAVQIVPYPPGIPLMMPGEKAGNDKKAIVDYLLAMETFDGRFPGFEHDNHGVEIERDSQGRPTYKVYVVKQ encoded by the coding sequence ATGAGTCACTCGCTTACCCGCTTGCCAGTCGATTTGGCACAGCGCTTCCCGGTGCTGATCGTGGCCAACATCCAGGAACATGACGACAGCATCATTCTGCGCAGTGCTCAGGCGATTGCTGCCGTCTTGCGTGAGCATGAGATGGAGGTGGAACTGGTCGGGTCGCTGGAGGAGGCAGACATCGCCGTCAGTGCCAACTCCGCCTACTGCTGCGCGATCATTGGCTGGGGCCTTTGCGAAAACAATCAGGACCAGGCGCTGAAGTTGATTCAGCTGATCCGTCGCCGCACGGCACAGTTGCCGATCATGCTCGGCATGAGCCAGGCACATCAGAGCCAGGTGCCGCTGGCTTTCGTGGAGAACATCGACGGCTTTATCTGGCTGCCCGAAGACAGTCCGGAGTTCATCGCTGGACGCGTCGAAGCCGCCGCCCGGCGTTACCTCGACAGTATTCTCCCGCCGTTTTTCGGCGCACTGGTGAACTTCGCCGGCACCCATGAATATTCCTGGCATACCCCGGGGCACACCGGTGGTACCGCCTTCATGAAAACTGCGGTGGGCCGTACTTTTCTCGACTTCTACGGTGAGCAGATGCTTCGCTCGGACCTGAGTGTTTCGGTCGGCGAACTGGGCTCGCTCAATGACCATTCCGGCCCGATTAATGAAGCGGAAAAATATGCGGCACGCGTGTTTGGCGCTGACTTCACCTTCTTTTCCGTGGGCGGCAGCTCCGCGAGCAACGAGATTGTCCTGCATTCGGCAGTGACCGATGGTGACCCTGTTCTGGTCGATCGCAACTGTCACAAGTCGTTGAACTATGCCTTGAACATGTCCGGCGCGGTGCCGCTGTACTTGCGGCCACGGCGCAATGCGCGTGGCTTGATCGGACCGGTGCCGCTTAGCGAGCTGACGCCTGCGGCCGTTGCACAGAAACTCGCTGACAGCCCACTGGCAACCGACAAGACTGCCAGGCCGGTGCTGGCGGTGCTGACCAACTCGACCTACGACGGTCTCTGCTACAACGTGCAGACCACCACCCGCGAACTGAGCCAGAGCGTCGACCGCATTCACTATGACGAAGCGTGGTATGCCTATGCCCGTTTCAATCCGTTGTACGAGGGGCGCTATGGCATGCATCGCGGCGAACGGCATGCCGACGACGCCACGGTGACCGTCACCCACTCCACCCACAAGTTGTTGGCGGCGCTGTCCCAGGCCTCGATGATCCATATCCGCTCGGGCAAGGTGCCGGTCAAGCCGGCGCTGTTCAACGAAGCCTTCATGATGCACACCTCGACATCACCGCAATACAGCATCATCGCGTCGACCGATGTCTCGGCGAAAATGATGAACGATGCCGGTGGTTACCTGACCGATGAATCCATTGACGAAGCCATTGCCTTTCGCCAAGCCATGGCGCGTCTGAACAACGAAATACAGCAACGCAACGCCAAGGACTGGTGGTTCGGCGTGTGGCAACCGGACCAGATCGACGGCGTGCCGTTTGCTGACGTCGACCCGCAGGTGTTGCACCACGGCGACGCCTGGGTGCTCAGGCCTACGGCAACCTGGCACGGTTTCGGCGACCTGGGCAGCGATTACTGCATGCTCGACCCGATCAAGGTCACCGTGCTCACGCCAGGGCAAACCCTTGAAGGGCAGATGGAGGACAGCGGCATCCCGGCTCCGCTGGTGTCGTCCTTCCTTTCCAGTCGCGGCATCGTGGTCGAGAAAACCGAACCCTACTCAATCCTGCTGCTGTTCAGCCTGGGGGTGACCAAGGGCAAATGGGGTTCGCTGGTGGCTGGGCTGATGGAGTTCAAGAAACACTACGATGGCAACTCGCCCCTCGAACAGGTGATGCCTGACCTGGTCGACAGCCATGGTGAGCGTTACAGCGGCCTGGGCCTCAAGGACCTGGCCGAAGAGATGCACCAGGACATGCTGGCCACGAAAATGCTGCACAACATGGATGCCGCCTACACCTTGCTGCCCGACCCGGTGTCCTCGCCAAGGGCGACTTTTGCCTGCCTGGTCAAAGGTGAAATCGAGCAGATTGCCGTACGCGATATGGTCGATCGCACCGTTGCCGTGCAGATCGTTCCTTATCCGCCAGGCATTCCGCTGATGATGCCTGGTGAAAAAGCAGGCAATGACAAAAAAGCGATCGTCGACTATTTGCTGGCGATGGAGACTTTCGACGGCCGGTTTCCCGGTTTTGAACATGACAACCATGGCGTCGAGATCGAACGCGACAGCCAGGGGCGCCCGACCTACAAGGTTTACGTAGTCAAGCAGTAA
- a CDS encoding Ldh family oxidoreductase: protein MTEAKRYDAQTLTTFVEQLFETAGADAEVAQVVTRVLLEGELLGHRTHGLNLVSRYIGGMLTGQVKARTQLLEHVSDSGISALFDGHYVLGPYCVSRALDCAAKGATAQGIGIAVVRRASHIGCLAAYLKPFTDRGLVAMVYSSDPSVGLVCAHGGIDPIYTPNPIAAGIPTRGEPILLDVSMSTVTLGLIGQCRDTGSTLPHPVLMSNEGRLSDNPADFFTTPPGSILPLGGQAFGHKGFALAILVEALTSGLAGHGRKDVPDQWGASATAVVIDPRFFGGLDAFTDESSFLSKLILASRPVDPERPVRLPGQAGLKLREQSLREGVNLSQKVVDDLNQTAVQLQLPALFQ from the coding sequence ATGACTGAAGCCAAACGCTACGACGCGCAAACGCTTACCACGTTCGTCGAGCAACTTTTCGAAACGGCAGGGGCTGATGCCGAAGTTGCCCAGGTGGTGACCCGGGTACTGCTCGAAGGTGAACTGCTGGGCCATCGCACCCACGGCCTCAATCTGGTGAGCCGCTATATCGGCGGCATGCTGACAGGGCAGGTCAAGGCCCGTACCCAGTTGCTTGAGCATGTCTCGGACAGCGGCATTTCGGCTCTGTTCGATGGCCACTATGTGCTGGGCCCTTATTGTGTCAGCCGCGCCCTGGACTGCGCGGCCAAAGGCGCCACGGCGCAGGGCATAGGTATCGCCGTAGTGCGTCGTGCCTCGCACATCGGTTGCCTGGCGGCTTACCTGAAGCCTTTCACTGACCGTGGCCTGGTGGCGATGGTGTATTCCTCGGATCCGTCAGTGGGACTGGTGTGCGCCCATGGCGGGATCGACCCGATCTACACACCCAACCCGATTGCCGCCGGTATCCCGACCCGGGGTGAGCCGATTTTGCTGGATGTAAGCATGTCCACCGTCACCCTGGGCCTGATCGGCCAGTGCCGCGATACCGGCAGCACACTGCCGCACCCGGTGTTGATGAGCAATGAGGGCCGCCTGAGCGACAACCCAGCCGACTTCTTCACCACCCCGCCGGGCAGCATCCTGCCCCTGGGTGGTCAGGCCTTTGGCCACAAAGGTTTTGCTCTGGCGATTCTGGTCGAGGCCCTGACCTCGGGGTTGGCCGGCCATGGGCGCAAGGACGTTCCCGATCAATGGGGGGCTTCGGCAACAGCCGTGGTGATTGACCCGCGTTTCTTCGGCGGGCTGGATGCTTTCACCGACGAAAGTTCGTTCCTGAGCAAATTGATCCTGGCCAGCCGCCCGGTAGACCCGGAGCGCCCGGTGCGCTTGCCTGGACAGGCCGGCCTGAAGCTGCGCGAGCAATCCCTGCGCGAAGGCGTGAACCTGTCACAGAAGGTGGTCGATGACCTCAACCAGACCGCCGTGCAGTTGCAACTGCCAGCGCTTTTTCAATGA